The Penicillium oxalicum strain HP7-1 chromosome VI, whole genome shotgun sequence genome window below encodes:
- a CDS encoding General alpha-glucoside permease — MSVAVVDDDGAIRGIDTGHVRPEAKRATEAEHKMSFRQSLRTYPHAVGWSVLFSTALVMEGYDNALIATLFAYGPFQRTFGNRLADGSYQITAAWQSGLTNGALVGEILGLFATGIVVERFGYRKSLIGALMACVAFIFIIFFAKSLPVLLVGEILIGIPWGLFQTVTTTYASEVCPVVLRPYLTTYVNLCWVMGQFIASGVLKAMQDRDDQWGYKIPFALQWMWPIPIAIGIALAPESPWWLIRKERPEDARHALHRLTVPGRDPNFNADETIAMIRSTNELEKRLTAGTSYLDCFWGVDRRRTEVVCLTWATQMVSGSSLMGYSTYFYEQAGMAPSNAFTMTMVLYILGALGTLSSWPLMTRFGRRTLYVGGLACMGILLLIIGFLGIISRENVAAQWAVGSLLLIYAFTYDATVGPICYSLVSELSSTRLRTKTIVLARNLYNVCGLITNIITPRMLNPSAWDWGAKAGFFWAGICLICFTWTYFRLPEPQGRTYAELDLLFEQQVPARKFSSTRVDPFASDRASSVGTKSEMPITETVEKIDL; from the exons atgtccgTCGCCGTGGTTGACGACGATGGCGCCATCCGCGGAATCGACACTGGCCATGTCAGGCCCGAGGCGAAACGCGCCACCGAGGCCGAACACAAGATGAGCTTCCGGCAGAGTCTGCGGACCTACCCGCATGCCGTGGGCTGGTCGGTCCTCTTCTCGACTGCACTGGTGATGGAGGGTTACGACAACGCCCTCATCGCCACCTTATTCGCGTATGGGCCCTTTCAGCGTACCTTCGGCAACCGGCTGGCCGACGGATCCTATCAGATCACAGCTGCGTGGCAGTCGGGTCTCACAAATGGTGCCTTGGTGGGTGAGATTCTAGGCTTGTTCGCGACGGGTATTGTGGTGGAGCGATTCGGGTACCGCAAGAGTCTCATCGGGGCGTTGATGGCCTGTGTGGctttcatcttcatcatcttctttgcCAAATCCTTGCCGGTTCTGCTGGTCGGCGAGATTCTCATTGGCATTCCTTGGGGTCTGTTCCAAACCGTCACCACGACCTATGCATCCGAGGTGTGCCCCGTGGTGCTACGTCCATATCTGACCACCTATGTGAACCTCTGCTGGGTCATGGGTCAATTCATCGCCTCG GGTGTTCTCAAAGCCATGCAGGATCGGGACGATCAGTGGGGCTACAAGATCCCCTTTGCTCTACAGTGGATGTGGCCGATCCCCATCGCCATTGGCATCGCTCTTGCACCTGAATCCCCTTGGTGGCTCATTCGCAAGGAGCGTCCCGAAGATGCTCGCCATGCGCTCCATCGCCTCACCGTTCCCGGCCGAGACCCGAACTTCAACGCCGACGAGACCATCGCCATGATCCGCAGCACCAACGAACTCGAAAAGCGTCTGACAGCCGGTACCAGCTACCTCGACTGCTTCTGGGGCGTGGACAGACGCCGGACGGAAGTCGTGTGTCTCACCTGGGCTACCCAGATGGTCAGTGGAAGTTCCTTGATGGGCTACTCAACCTACTTTTACGAACAAGCCGGCATGGCACCCAGCAACGCCTTCACAATGACCATGGTCCTCTACATCCTCGGTGCCCTGGGCACACTCAGCTCGTGGCCCCTGATGACTCGATTCGGTCGCCGCACCCTCTATGTCGGCGGTCTGGCCTGCATGGGaattctccttctcatcatcgGATTTCTGGGCATCATCTCCCGAGAGAACGTCGCCGCCCAATGGGCCGTCggctctctcctcctcatctacGCCTTCACGTACGATGCCACCGTCGGACCGATCTGTTACTCTCTTGTATCCGAACTCAGCTCCACCCGTCTCCGTACCAAAACCATCGTTCTCGCCCGCAACCTCTACAATGTGTGCGGTCTCATCACCAACATCATCACGCCACGGATGCTCAACCCGTCTGCGTGGGACTGGGGTGCCAAGGCAGGGTTCTTCTGGGCGGGTATTTGCTTGATCTGTTTTACGTGGACTTACTTTCGTCTACCGGAGCCTCAGGGCCGCACCTACGCGGAGCTAGACTTGCTGTTTGAACAGCAGGTCCCGGCGCGCAAGTTTAGCTCGACTCGGGTGGATCCGTTTGCCAGCGATCGCGCAAGCTCAGTTGGAACAAAGTCGGAGATGCCAATCACGGAGACGGTAGAGAAAATTGACCTCTGA
- a CDS encoding Alpha-glucosidase: protein MSREAPWWKNATIYQIYPASYKDSNGDGIGDIPGIHSKLDYIHDLGVDAIWLCPMYDSPQYDMGYDIRDYEKVYEPYGTVADVEALIAACHERGMKILLDLVINHTSHLHPWFLDSKSSKTSAKRDWYIWRPAKYDADGKRQPPNNWRSVFGGSAWEWDEESQEYYLHLFAIQQPDLNWENPAMRAAVYESAMEFWLRKGIDGFRVDTVNMYSKEQSLSDAPIIDPRLEWQPASSMYCNGPRIHEFLREMSQILTKYNAMTVGELPHTPEIADVLAYVSEKENQLSMVFQFDIVDIGFGNVRFDTTPRDWTLPLLRERVASTQVLMDGTTDGWSTTFLENHDQARCISRWGSEATPELWARSAKMLAVLVASLSGTLFVYQGQEIGMVNAPVEWDISEYKDLDSLNYYKFVQDLSGNDPVAVGAAKSALAHLARDHARIPMQWDGTPNAGFTTPEAKPWMRVHDNYPELNAKRQALDPNSVLSFWRELLRVRRAHPQVFAQGIFVDTDPLNESVFVFEKQSARQKLVVALNFTPDSQPVDLTAQLGSSTHKVLLKNCDGEGLDHLEAYEARVYLVDQ, encoded by the coding sequence ATGTCGCGGGAGGCGCCCTGGTGGAAAAACGCCACCATCTACCAAATATACCCGGCCAGTTACAAAGATTCCAACGGTGATGGCATCGGTGATATTCCAGGCATTCACAGCAAGCTGGACTACATCCATGACCTAGGGGTTGACGCCATCTGGTTGTGTCCCATGTATGACAGCCCACAATACGACATGGGATACGACATTCGCGACTATGAAAAGGTCTATGAACCGTACGGGACAGTCGCCGACGTCGAGGCCCTCATCGCTGCATGTCATGAGCGGGGTATGAAGATCTTGCTCGATCTGGTGATCAATCACACATCACATTTGCATCCTTGGTTCCTGGACTCCAAATCATCCAAAACGAGCGCCAAACGGGATTGGTACATCTGGCGACCGGCCAAGTACGACGCCGATGGCAAGCGGCAACCTCCTAACAACTGGCGCAGTGTTTTTGGCGGAAGTGCCTGGGAATGGGACGAAGAGAGTCAGGAGTATTACCTCCATCTCTTTGCCATTCAGCAGCCGGATCTGAATTGGGAGAACCCGGCGATGCGTGCAGCCGTCTACGAATCTGCCATGGAGTTCTGGCTGCGCAAGGGAATCGATGGGTTCCGCGTCGATACGGTGAACATGTACAGCAAAGAGCAATCACTCTCCGACGCACCCATTATCGACCCACGCCTCGAGTGGCAGCCGGCTTCGTCCATGTACTGCAATGGGCCGCGCATCCACGAATTCCTACGCGAGATGAGTCAGATCCTGACCAAATACAACGCCATGACCGTCGGTGAGCTGCCCCATACGCCCGAGATTGCAGACGTGCTGGCCTACGTCTCCGAAAAGGAGAACCAGCTCAGCATGGTTTTCCAATTCGATATCGTTGACATCGGGTTCGGCAACGTGCGCTTTGACACCACCCCACGCGACTGGACACTGCCTCTGCTTCGCGAACGCGTAGCAAGCACGCAAGTGTTGATGGATGGCACCACCGATGGATGGAGCACAACATTCCTGGAGAACCACGATCAGGCCCGTTGTATCTCCCGCTGGGGCAGTGAAGCTACGCCGGAACTCTGGGCCCGAAGCGCCAAGATGCTGGCAGTTTTAGTGGCCAGTCTGTCGGGGACACTGTTTGTGTACCAAGGTCAGGAAATTGGGATGGTCAATGCTCCCGTCGAGTGGGATATCAGCGAGTATAAAGACCTGGACAGCTTGAATTACTACAAATTTGTACAAGACTTATCCGGCAACGACCCGGTTGCCGTGGGGGCCGCAAAGAGCGCCCTGGCACATCTGGCGCGCGACCATGCCAGAATCCCCATGCAATGGGACGGTACGCCAAACGCTGGTTTCACGACGCCCGAGGCAAAGCCGTGGATGCGCGTCCATGACAATTACCCTGAGTTGAATGCCAAACGACAAGCGCTTGACCCGAATTCGGTTCTGTCGTTTTGGCGGGAACTCCTACGAGTCCGCCGAGCGCACCCGCAAGTCTTTGCCCAAGGTATTTTTGTCGACACAGACCCGCTCAACGAGTCGGTCTTTGTTTTTGAGAAGCAAAGTGCTCGTCAGAAGCTGGTGGTCGCGCTCAATTTCACACCGGACAGTCAACCAGTGGATCTGACCGCTCAACTTGGGTCGAGCACACACAAGGTGTTGCTGAAAAACTGTGATGGGGAGGGGCTGGATCATTTGGAAGCATACGAAGCTCGAGTATATCTCGTTGATCAGTAA
- a CDS encoding Endopolygalacturonase: MRPAFTSLLAASLALGALASPVAEPAITQAPSLAKRATTCTFSGSNGAASASKSQTACSTIVLSNVAVPSGTTLDLSKLADDTTVIFEGQTTWGYKEWSGPLLQISGKGITVKGASGAYLNPDGARWWDGEGSNGGKTKPKFFYAHDLTSSTITDLHIQNTPVQAVSINGCDGLTITGMTIDNTAGDSAGGHNTDGFDIGSSTNVVITGANVYNQDDCVAVNSGTDITFSGGTCSGGHGLSIGSVGGRDDNTVDTVTFTNSVVKNSVNGIRIKAKSGETGAIKGVTYSGITLQSISKYGILIEQNYNGGDLHGDATSGIPITGLTVKNVSGVGAVSSSGYDVVVTCGSSGCSNWTWSNVQVTGGKTYGSCTNVPSVTKCS, encoded by the exons ATGCGGCCAGCTTTTACTTCACTTTTGGCCGCCTCCTTGGCGCTGGGCGCATTGGCGTCACCCGTCGCTGAGCCGGCCATCACGCAGGCCCCGAGCTTGGCCAAGCGAGCTACCACATGCACTTTCTCCGGTTCCAACGGTGCTGCTTCGGCCAGCAAGTCGCAGACGGCTTGCTCGACTATCGTGCTCTCCAATGTGGCAGTTCCATCTGGCACCACTCTGGACCTGAGCAAACTTGCTGATGATACCACG GTCATCTTCGAAGGCCAGACTACCTGGGGCTACAAGGAGTGGTCTGGGCCGCTGCTCCAGATTTCTGGCAAGGGAATCACCGTCAAGGGCGCTAGCGGTGCCTATCTGAACCCCGATGGCGCGCGCTGGTGGGATGGCGAAGGCAGCAATGGCGGCAAGACCAAGCCCAAGTTCTTCTACGCTCATGATCTCACCTCATCGACCATCACCGATCTCCACATCCAGAATACTCCCGTTCAAGCTGTCAGCATCAACGGCTGTGACGGTCTGACGATCACCGGCATGACTATTGAC AACACTGCCGGTGACTCTGCTGGTGGACATAACACCGACGGATTTGACATTGGAAGCAGTACCAATGTGGTCATCACAGGCGCGAATGTCTATAACCAGGATGATTGCGTGGCGGTCAATTCTGGAACT GACATCACTTTCAGTGGCGGCACCTGCTCTGGAGGTCATGGACTCTCCATCGGCAGCGTCGGTGGTCGCGATGATAACACCGTCGACACGGTCACCTTTACAAACTCTGTGGTCAAAAATTCGGTGAATG GCATTCGCATCAAGGCCAAATCCGGCGAGACCGGCGCAATCAAGGGCGTGACTTACTCGGGCATCACCCTCCAGTCTATTTCCAA ATACGGAATTCTCATCGAGCAAAACTACAACGGCGGTGACCTTCACGGCGACGCCACCAGCGGCATCCCCATCACCGGCCTAACCGTTAAGAATGTCTCTGGTGTAGGTGCGGTTTCCTCCAGCGGATACGACGTGGTAGTTACCTGTGGATCCTCCGGCTGCTCCAACTGGACTTGGTCCAATGTCCAAGTCACTGGTGGAAAGACCTATGGTAGCTGCACCAATGTTCCCAGTGTGACCAAGTGCTcttga